In Glycine max cultivar Williams 82 chromosome 15, Glycine_max_v4.0, whole genome shotgun sequence, the DNA window AGCACAAAACCAAGTCAAATATTATGCAAATGCATCTGAAGCTACCTCACTAGACAAAAACTGCGTTATCTGCAATAAATAGATAAGGGTTTcataatattagaaaataaattgatgttttaattagttatttgtctaataaaaaataaaatagagtttatttttataaaataataaaataacgagaaaaaaagtaaataatagactCAGAGtatgctataaatagagacatactagctcattttttacaattaggatatgttttccttttctttttttctctctcaaaactctttctttttttttgtatatattcaAATCTGTCTCAATAAAATTATGATCTCAGACTTTTTAACCGTTAGATCATTCTAAAATTTGGACACCACATTCAGAATTCATTTTCACACATTCCCATCATTGGGATTTGCGAAATAATAttgatagaaaaagaaataaccCTCGCACAAAGAGTGAAATTGATATTctaatctcttctccttctctttaaTGCTTGAAAACCCTAGTAAAGCAACTAGGGAAAAAGCTTGAAAAATCTTAAGGAACCGTTAGAGACACCTCTATCACTGCCAAACTgcacacgtgagtccgcttaaaAGAACACGTGTAAGGATCCTTAGAGAATCAAATTGgagtttattttgaaatgtttattgtattgtaattctgcctttatgattataatcacAAGATTATTATGTTTGACGGACCAATTGATGCTctgatgcgaattggttgataaaactGAGTGTTCttcgtttttttatatttttgaacctatgattttgattcatttaattttgatatgattatgtgaaattgtttaaaGGGTTTTACTCtccatgttgtgagaaacatttttgtataatttatttgtgttttgaaCAAGATTTACTAGATTAGCATGAGAATTAGATTGTTGGAAATGTTCTTTGTCACATTTTGGTCTCATAAGCTTATTACGGGTTGATGATTAtaacacatatatatgtatatgaattgttaaaataaattaggaattaatagtttcaaataataaaattaaattgaaagaaaattaatatatgaagATTCAATGATAAATACTTTCAatacatttttagtttaattatttattaactctttttaattgaaaataatatagttcgATTTAATATATGCATGTTTTGTGTCAGGTAAATATTAATACtatgtgatgtttatatgattcataaggtgtgataacatgttaagttgggattataacattgtgattaAGATTTGgtatatgtgataaattgagtatgtgttgaattataagatatatgtgtattgagattttatacgcattgagttgtgagctatgaactatacaatcacacaattgtaagacccttaaGGGCAACAAGTTAAtgtgcgacgagtattgtgatgggatccactgtggaaacccgacgagttgaatcactttgaggcacgacgagttaaaatgattttgaaaacaattgaatagttgtgtgtattgcatagttcaaacTCCAGTGACACATGTATGATTTTAAATGCCTGTTTTAATGTGATGATTaatcatatgaacataacatattaatattattattgtgtgatatGTATATGATGAATGAGGCGTGATAACGTGATGTCTTGGGATTATAAAAGTGTGATCAACTGTGTATAAAtgacaagttgagtatgtgttaaattgtgagatcacacgagtattgagatgttgtgtgcattgagttatgagTTATAAACCATACAATTACAcgattgtaagaccctttaaggacgaCGAGTTAATACGCAAAGAGTATTGTGATGGAATTCATTGTGAGAACCtgacgagttgaatcactttgaggcgggacgagttaaaattattttgaaaacaattgaggagtcgtgtgttttgtatagttcatagatagagtctgcatgttaaaatgttttttgagttggacctgaatcaacaGGGAGAGACCctaacggactcttcggagtttaagccttgggggtaaatacacccgatttgagtgctcctttaagcttgtgtcgatcccacatggttggagcattctcgcaaaacagtgtCACCCTGACTAGTAAGAGTGACCTAACTTATCAGTGTGCGGTCTGTCttatcatgtactcctaggcgcctgatgagatttttcattgacatggtatcacattgcatataggattgagtcttagtttatctgttgcataacgcttatgtaatgatcattgtgacttgttaCGTGATGGTAggtaatgaattgtgtgagtgtgagatgttgtGTTGTACTTGAGATGTGTTGTTCTGAACACGTAATTAATGTGAAGGTGTGGAAtgtaattttgtgattaaatccttgggACGTACGCAATGAGTAGTAAAATTATGTGAATTGTGCTAAGTTGAgtttgttatacttatattatatatatgttttcgtTTATCTCTACAtggttaggaatgtgataactcattcccTGGGTATTGTTTATGTTTGGATCTTGttatgatctcgaaccttgtgtttgtGGGAGTAAATGGTAGATAGATGGCTTTAAAGAACCTTGTGTTAGATGACGCTGGGACACAAtgctttgataggatgtgacattgatgCATGGGTTTctgtattaattgcatgaaattctagacatgtaatttttatcatttttgagTCACGTGCTGATAGGGGTGGAAATAGGTTAGGCCAGGCTAGGCTTTGaaaggcctgagcctagcctacgaAGAATTTTTTAGGCCTGAGcctggcctatagcctatcaaagacttttattttggctcgacctgacctttttaaaagtctagtctggcctgatagcctttttaaaagccttcttcacattaaatctttaatattcctTTTGCTCTGGAGTAGGtaggaacgtaataggaaagttaaaggaaaatgaaagtcaataaaaataatgaggaatataaagggacacatgactcacacctaaattgtaattaaagtcttacttgattataggaaatgactcacacctaaattgtaattaaagtcttacttgattataggaatagaagttatggagcaataatgtgtaatcaaagtctaatagtttaaaaaaaaattaattatacccaaaaaataatataagtatatatacatatatataggccggtCTATCAGGCTTAcaaggctttttaataagcctaagcttggtctatttaatttaataggttttttaaaaagcttgagtctaaccttttaattaaataggtaaGTTCAGGTCAAGCTTTATGTAGGTCAGGTCGTAGGCCggcctggcctattcccacccctacgTGTTGAGTCTTTAATTCATTCTCTGGAGTTTTGGACGGTCTTGTTTTAAGCCGGGAATGTTTTCATATCCTtaattgataagtttttaatttggtgattaatgcgaatgtgaatttttttaccTACGTGAACTCCAttatgtttattgaataaaatcatcTTATGTAATTTcgcattttcatgtattttattatataaatatgtataactGGATAAAGAGTATCAAATTATCTATTAAAATCCATCTGCATAAAAGACTTTGAAAAGTACAAGTAAATTTCAACAAAGGCTAATTATTTCAACATTGTATACATGAGTAGCATCAAAAACTCTTCATGACTAGTCTATCTCTAAGAAgttcgataaaaaaaattataaaaaaaacctccATTGCCACCAACTCTATTAACATTACCTTCCCTTGCAGCATCAGTACTCTCTTCTCTAACCTGTCAAAACCAGTCTAGATTCTCCTTTTGGCATTGGCAAGATCAGCTGCTCAAGCATTCTTTCTAGCACCACAAGATCCTTCCGGCATTCAAAACACCATTTCAAGAGCCAAAACCTCACTGTTTGGTATATCTTAGAGATTCTATGCCAACAAGTCACAATCTCGCATCACGGCCATCAAAGAGTCAAAAGTACAAAGCCTTTTACTGAATACACTTGCATGGCATCAAGTTACATGCTGATGAACTAGCTGTTTGTTTTGTCGGTCAGACAGTTCTTAATGAAGACCTAACTCTTTACCTTCTATGTTTTCCAAGAAACTTAGAAGCATAATGCTAATAGTTATATGATGCCTATGCAAGCTTATGTGTTATCCATTATCATGTCAAGTGAAAACAAAGGCAGAATGAAAGAACCAGTCAAATCCATTACTCTAAGAAAATTTCACACTAACCATGCAAGTATAATATATGTAGCTATTTTCAACATTACAGTATAATTTTTCGTATAAAAGCTATGACACATACAAGCCTGTGTCTGGACACCACAAGAGGAGAGGATGCAAGTATAATACATGCAGTTATTTTCAACATTACAGTATAATTTTTCGTATCAAAGATATGATATATACAAGTCTGTGTCTGGACACCACAAGAGGAGAGGATGCTAACGAGCAAAGGCTGCCTAATGAGGCCACTTGAACTCTGGATGATAAAAATAGGTTACAATCAGGTATCACGATTCAATCATGTTGAAAGAGAATTTTGACAGCAACTGTGGGACCCCTGATATAATTTTCCCATATGTCTGAAAAATGCACAGTAAAGGGGTCAACCTAATCATTAACTGAACACTCCAGCATTTCTCATTGGAAATATTGGATAAGACAGACTATAACCAACCAATGTCCTTACAGTTTTCAGGAAAACAAACTAGTACTCCCAGATGAAGTCAACCACAATCACCATAATGAGGGGGGGAAAAGGAATTGTTATCCTTGAATAATGTCAGTTTGACCATGCTATCCTAAagtatgttttaatttataaacataaatgaactataataaataacacCAGACTAGCCACATGTACTAATTTCAAATATTACTCTGAAGTGTGAATGAAGGCTTAATGATATCACTTATCAGAGCAACCTAGATACTTTCCATGCAGATGGATTTTCTTAGTCCATACCTTGTGATTTTCATGAACTTGGCACAATGGGACTGCAAGCAACCTCATGTTTTTTGGCACAATGAATTTTCGACTCTCTGGAAGCTTCACAAGGAAGACTTTGATACACTCCTACACCAGAAAGCGAGACTATGAAACTAAGATATCTCCTAACAGAACTTGTATAAACAAGCCATTGGAATTGTGTACCTTTGTCTGTTTCACATTAGGTGGCAAACAAGGAAACACTAATGTTTCAAAATCAGGCCTCCACCACATCTCAAGGCATTCACCCACCTAAACCAAGTAAATTATAGTTCAAATGCTCTATGTGATGTGAGGTTTGTAATGACAAGTAAAAAAGACAAGTTTAATACCTCCCATTCTGACCCATCCCCATCTTCGATAATGGAGAGTTTCCTTGCCAGCTTACGCTTCAATCCATCAGTATCTAGAAATTCACAATTTCATCTTCAGTAATATATCACAAAAACATTCCCAAAGCTTTTCATTCCAATGTTTGAGCTTCCTCTAATACCTGATTCACCAGGCCTTAATCGGCCACCAGGAAGTTTATATATGGAATTTCTTATTTGCAACAGCAACAAATGAGGATGTTTGAACAATTCAACCTGATAAAAGAACGTTTACATTCTCAGTTCAGAATCAAATTGCAAAGCTTAGGTGTTGGACAATATCTATTTAGCACTTCGGCAACAAAATCAAATGCCCAATAGCTAAGATGAAGATTATGAATATAAACTTCAAGAAAAGTTAAGTCAATCACGTCTTCCCCAATCTCAATTTTCAAGAAGAAATCTCATATGTTTACTTGCAAAAGGAAGtttgaaatagaaaatagaCCTCAGGAGGCAATAGAAGAATATCTATCTTGGGTAAACTTTAAATTAACAGTAGGCATGAtgaaattaaacatatataaaaagtcATATAATGGAGAGGAGATAGTGTGGTAAGTCACGCCAGAGCAAGTGAATCCCACTATTTTTAAAACAGCATACAAAAACTTTTTAGCTAGACAATCAATCTCTGCACCAGTATCAGTGTGAATTTGATACACAGTAAAATCAAAAACACTTTATGATACAACAGAAATATAACTCCCTCTCCAGATATTTGAGAAGTTGCTGCTCTGCCTCCAATATCtgagaatttaaaaattaattggttcTCTGTTTTAGTTGATTAAACAACTGCTTTAAttagagggcgagccctggtgcagcggtaaagttgtgccttggtgacttgttggtcatgggttcgaatccggaaacagcctctttgcatatgcaagggtaaggctgcgtacaacatccctcccccataccttcgcatagcgaagagtctctggacaatggggtacgaagttttttaaaCAACTGCTTTAATTAAGGTCTAATATAGGTAAATACAAAAACTATTAGTTTGAATCCTCATGAATGTCCCATTCGTCTTAAATTTTACTTACATAATGATCACAATAATATACTGGATGTGAATTGGCAAAATTTAAGCATAATAGCT includes these proteins:
- the LOC100813510 gene encoding pre-mRNA cleavage factor Im 25 kDa subunit 1; translation: MKWFTISTSRHDTNKVVCGTHPLGGMPTNCRRRRRRSATALHDPNSGNDDQSLEFDIYPLSSYYFGSKDAFPSKYLTSADRVLRMKSNYAARGIRTCVEAVVLVELFKHPHLLLLQIRNSIYKLPGGRLRPGESDTDGLKRKLARKLSIIEDGDGSEWEVGECLEMWWRPDFETLVFPCLPPNVKQTKECIKVFLVKLPESRKFIVPKNMRLLAVPLCQVHENHKTYGKIISGVPQLLSKFSFNMIES